The proteins below come from a single Crossiella sp. CA-258035 genomic window:
- a CDS encoding YbaB/EbfC family nucleoid-associated protein, whose amino-acid sequence MHEDYVEADNARAAAKIAETEQRVVERLARTGPVLGKASSGDGAVSVTVAPGGEVQQVRIDPRALHMGSAQLAAEVLKQAQRATRDAAGRLHRSLHGVLDARAADGLSALGMAPQPVADDDDEDGGSFLRRAR is encoded by the coding sequence ATGCACGAGGACTACGTCGAGGCGGACAACGCGCGGGCGGCGGCGAAGATCGCCGAGACCGAGCAGCGGGTGGTGGAGCGGCTGGCCCGCACCGGGCCGGTGCTGGGCAAGGCATCCTCCGGCGACGGCGCGGTCAGCGTGACCGTGGCGCCCGGCGGGGAGGTCCAGCAGGTCCGGATCGACCCGAGGGCACTGCACATGGGCTCCGCGCAGCTGGCCGCCGAGGTGCTCAAACAGGCCCAGCGGGCCACCAGGGACGCGGCCGGGCGGCTGCACCGGTCCCTGCACGGGGTGCTGGACGCGCGCGCCGCCGACGGGCTGAGCGCGCTGGGCATGGCGCCGCAGCCGGTGGCCGACGATGATGACGAGGACGGCGGGTCTTTCCTGCGGAGGGCGCGATGA
- a CDS encoding cytidine deaminase has translation MSTVDWELLRETAVKAAGHAYCPYSGLQVGSAAVCDDGRIITGCNVENASYGLGLCAECTMAGQLRLTGGGRFVAVTCRSGTGELLMPCGRCRQVLYELGGPDCLLDTPRGILPMSEVLPDAFGPDQLPEPPA, from the coding sequence ATGTCCACTGTGGACTGGGAACTGCTGCGCGAGACCGCGGTCAAGGCCGCCGGGCACGCCTACTGCCCCTACTCGGGGCTCCAGGTGGGCTCGGCGGCCGTCTGCGACGACGGCCGGATCATCACCGGCTGCAACGTGGAGAACGCCTCCTACGGCCTCGGCCTGTGCGCCGAGTGCACGATGGCCGGACAGCTCCGCCTGACCGGCGGCGGCCGCTTCGTAGCGGTGACTTGCCGCTCCGGCACCGGTGAGCTGCTGATGCCCTGCGGCCGCTGCCGCCAGGTGCTCTACGAGCTGGGCGGCCCGGACTGCCTGCTCGACACCCCGCGCGGGATCCTGCCGATGAGCGAGGTCCTGCCGGATGCCTTCGGACCCGACCAGCTGCCGGAGCCGCCAGCATGA
- a CDS encoding BMP family ABC transporter substrate-binding protein: MRNAAVAAVAITSVLSLVACAKDSGPGGAPGGNATGNGCEKAAPPAAPAGSTSSSTTGTKPDAKALKVGLTFDIGGRGDASFNDAAAAGVDRAVAELGLQKSNVKEASAAAGDTEDVKASRLRQLASEGYNPVIAIGFAYADALKVVAAQFPNTRFAIVDAGVEGAKNVTPLLFAEEQGSFLAGVIAAYKSKKCSVGFVGGVNVPLIQKFEAGFYQGAKAAAPNIKIEKKYLTPAGDLSGFNDPNKGKVASDGLIDGGADVLYQAAGGSGKGVFSAAMSRGAQAIGVDSDQYKQTTVADSKDIIISSVLKRVDVAVYDYIAASAKNDLTTLPKVFDLSVDGVGYSTSGGKIDDIKGTLDAYKAAIVSGQIKVSDKPSS, translated from the coding sequence ATGCGAAACGCCGCGGTGGCCGCGGTCGCGATCACCAGCGTCCTGTCGCTGGTCGCGTGCGCGAAGGACAGCGGACCGGGCGGCGCCCCTGGGGGCAACGCCACGGGCAACGGGTGCGAGAAGGCGGCCCCGCCCGCCGCCCCGGCCGGGTCCACCAGCAGCAGCACGACCGGGACCAAGCCCGACGCCAAGGCGCTCAAGGTCGGCCTGACCTTCGACATCGGCGGCCGGGGCGACGCGTCGTTCAACGACGCCGCCGCCGCGGGTGTCGACCGCGCGGTCGCCGAGCTGGGCCTGCAGAAGAGCAACGTCAAGGAGGCCTCGGCCGCCGCCGGCGACACCGAGGACGTCAAGGCCAGCCGCCTGCGCCAGCTGGCCAGCGAGGGCTACAACCCGGTCATCGCGATCGGCTTCGCCTACGCCGACGCGCTCAAGGTGGTCGCCGCGCAGTTCCCGAACACCCGCTTCGCCATCGTGGACGCGGGCGTGGAGGGCGCGAAGAACGTCACCCCGCTGCTCTTCGCCGAGGAGCAGGGCTCCTTCCTGGCCGGCGTGATCGCCGCCTACAAGAGCAAGAAGTGCTCGGTCGGCTTCGTCGGCGGCGTGAACGTGCCGCTGATCCAGAAGTTCGAGGCCGGCTTCTACCAGGGCGCCAAGGCCGCCGCGCCGAACATCAAGATCGAGAAGAAGTACCTCACCCCGGCGGGTGACCTCTCCGGCTTCAACGACCCGAACAAGGGCAAGGTCGCCTCGGACGGTCTGATCGACGGTGGCGCGGACGTGCTGTACCAGGCCGCGGGCGGCTCCGGCAAGGGCGTGTTCAGCGCGGCCATGTCCCGGGGCGCGCAGGCCATCGGGGTGGACTCCGACCAGTACAAGCAGACCACCGTCGCGGACTCCAAGGACATCATCATCTCCTCGGTGCTCAAGCGGGTCGACGTGGCCGTCTACGACTACATCGCCGCCTCCGCCAAGAACGACCTGACCACCCTGCCGAAGGTCTTCGACCTGAGCGTGGACGGCGTCGGCTACTCCACCAGCGGCGGCAAGATCGACGACATCAAGGGCACGCTGGACGCCTACAAGGCCGCGATCGTGTCCGGTCAGATCAAGGTCTCGGACAAGCCGAGCAGCTGA
- a CDS encoding YbaB/EbfC family nucleoid-associated protein yields the protein MSEPYQPDETREAEDRLEASQRLEADMARVIGQARSQDGLVAATVNASGELVQLWLDPAAVNLGADRLGQAITETARQAAEFAVQRSYNVLARALGDEFTAVVEAVGGTVPARAAGWDSATVTGPAATPGRQAAQPAEDEDVFSFDLSSLRSDR from the coding sequence ATGAGCGAGCCGTACCAGCCAGATGAGACCCGCGAGGCCGAGGACCGGCTGGAAGCCAGTCAGCGGCTGGAGGCGGACATGGCCAGGGTCATCGGCCAGGCGCGCAGCCAGGACGGCCTGGTGGCGGCCACGGTGAACGCCAGCGGCGAGCTGGTGCAGCTGTGGCTGGACCCGGCCGCGGTGAACCTGGGCGCGGACCGGCTCGGCCAGGCGATCACCGAGACCGCGCGGCAGGCCGCCGAGTTCGCCGTGCAGCGCTCCTACAACGTGCTCGCCCGCGCGCTGGGCGATGAGTTCACCGCGGTGGTGGAAGCCGTCGGCGGCACCGTGCCGGCCCGCGCGGCCGGCTGGGACAGCGCCACGGTGACCGGCCCGGCGGCCACGCCCGGCAGGCAGGCGGCGCAGCCGGCGGAGGACGAGGACGTGTTCTCCTTCGACCTGTCGAGCCTTCGCTCGGACCGGTGA
- a CDS encoding adenosine deaminase gives MSTPVTLETIRTAPKVLLHDHLDGGLRPQTVIDLADAGGYANLPTTDAAELGDWFAEAADSGSLVRYLETFAHTVGVMQNTDAIVRVAAEAAEDLADDGVVYAEVRYAPELFTEGGLVLEQIVEAVQEGFRQGEATAAARGKKVRIGTLLCAMRQNARSLEIAELAVRYRDAGVVGFDIAGPEAGFPPTRNLDAFEYLRQQNAHFTIHAGEAFGLPSIWEALQHCGAERLGHGVRIVDDIKVEEDGTVHLGRLAAYVRDRRIPLEMCPSSNLQTGAAASIAEHPIGLLHRLRFRVTVNTDNRLMSHCSMSSEMAALVEAFGYSWADLQWFTVNAMKSAFIGFDERLAIINDVIKPGYAALQA, from the coding sequence ATGTCAACCCCGGTGACTCTGGAAACCATCCGCACCGCACCCAAGGTGCTTCTGCACGACCACCTCGATGGCGGCTTGCGACCGCAGACCGTCATCGACCTGGCCGACGCCGGCGGCTACGCCAACCTGCCCACCACGGACGCCGCCGAGCTCGGCGACTGGTTCGCCGAGGCCGCCGACTCCGGCTCCCTGGTCCGCTACCTCGAGACCTTCGCGCACACCGTCGGCGTCATGCAGAACACCGACGCGATCGTCCGGGTGGCCGCCGAGGCCGCCGAGGACCTCGCCGACGACGGTGTGGTCTACGCCGAGGTCCGCTACGCCCCCGAGCTGTTCACCGAGGGCGGCCTGGTCCTCGAGCAGATCGTCGAGGCGGTCCAGGAGGGCTTCCGGCAGGGCGAGGCCACCGCCGCCGCCCGCGGCAAGAAGGTCCGGATCGGCACCCTGCTGTGCGCGATGCGGCAGAACGCCCGCTCGCTGGAGATCGCCGAGCTGGCCGTCCGCTACCGCGACGCCGGTGTGGTCGGCTTCGACATCGCCGGGCCCGAGGCGGGCTTCCCGCCCACCCGCAACCTGGACGCCTTCGAGTACCTGCGCCAGCAGAACGCGCACTTCACCATCCACGCCGGTGAGGCATTCGGCCTGCCGTCGATCTGGGAGGCCCTCCAGCACTGCGGCGCCGAGCGGCTCGGCCACGGCGTGCGGATCGTGGACGACATCAAGGTGGAGGAGGACGGCACCGTGCACCTGGGCCGCCTCGCCGCCTACGTCCGCGACCGGCGCATCCCGCTGGAGATGTGCCCCAGCTCCAACCTGCAGACCGGCGCCGCGGCCTCCATCGCCGAGCACCCGATCGGCCTGCTGCACCGGCTGCGCTTCCGGGTCACGGTCAACACCGACAACCGGCTGATGAGCCACTGCTCGATGTCGAGTGAGATGGCCGCGCTGGTGGAGGCATTCGGCTACAGCTGGGCGGACCTGCAGTGGTTCACCGTCAACGCGATGAAGTCCGCCTTCATCGGCTTCGACGAGCGCCTGGCGATCATCAACGACGTGATCAAGCCGGGTTACGCCGCGCTCCAGGCCTGA
- a CDS encoding thymidine phosphorylase, translating into MSHNAIDVIRAKRDGNRLTDAQIDWVIDAYTRGAVADEQMSALAMAIFLNGMTAEETARWTAAMVASGEHLDLSAVTRPTVDKHSTGGVGDKITLPLAPLVAACGAAVPQLSGRGLGHTGGTLDKLESIPGWRANLSTAEITAQLNSVGAVVCAATEGLAPADRKLYALRDVTGTVEAIPLIASSIMSKKIAEGAQSLVLDVKSGTGAFMKTEADARRLAEALVAIGKANGLNISALLTDMSVPLGRAVGNAVEVAESVEVLKGDGPADVTELTIALAREMLALAGVDTDPAPVLASGQAYETWSRMISAQGGDPEAPLPTPAHVHLVEAQEDGVLAELDAYAVGVAAWRLGAGRARKEDPVQHAAGILCHAKPGDRVTKGQPLLELHTNTEDAIPAALAALDGGYRIAESAPETKLLLLDTLRG; encoded by the coding sequence ATGAGTCACAACGCCATTGACGTCATCCGCGCCAAGCGGGACGGAAATCGACTGACCGACGCCCAGATCGACTGGGTGATCGACGCCTACACCCGGGGCGCGGTGGCCGACGAGCAGATGTCCGCCCTGGCCATGGCGATCTTCCTGAACGGCATGACCGCCGAGGAGACCGCCCGCTGGACCGCCGCCATGGTGGCCTCCGGCGAGCACCTGGACCTGTCCGCGGTCACCAGGCCCACGGTGGACAAGCACTCCACCGGCGGCGTCGGCGACAAGATCACCCTGCCGCTGGCCCCGCTGGTCGCGGCCTGCGGCGCGGCCGTGCCACAGCTCTCCGGCCGGGGCCTCGGCCACACCGGCGGCACCCTGGACAAGCTGGAGTCCATCCCCGGCTGGCGGGCGAACCTGTCCACCGCGGAGATCACCGCCCAGCTGAACTCGGTCGGCGCGGTGGTCTGCGCGGCCACCGAGGGCCTGGCTCCGGCCGACCGCAAGCTGTACGCGCTGCGCGATGTCACCGGCACGGTCGAGGCCATCCCGCTGATCGCCAGCTCGATCATGAGCAAGAAGATCGCCGAGGGTGCCCAGTCGCTGGTGCTCGACGTCAAGTCCGGCACCGGCGCGTTCATGAAGACCGAGGCCGACGCCCGCCGCCTGGCCGAGGCCCTGGTCGCCATCGGCAAGGCCAACGGCCTCAACATCAGCGCCCTGCTCACCGACATGTCCGTCCCGCTGGGCCGCGCGGTCGGCAACGCGGTGGAGGTGGCCGAGTCCGTCGAGGTGCTCAAGGGCGACGGCCCCGCCGACGTCACCGAGCTGACCATCGCCCTGGCCCGCGAGATGCTCGCACTGGCCGGCGTCGACACCGACCCGGCCCCGGTCCTCGCCTCCGGCCAGGCCTACGAGACCTGGTCCCGCATGATCAGCGCCCAGGGCGGCGATCCCGAGGCGCCCCTGCCCACTCCCGCACACGTGCACCTGGTCGAGGCCCAGGAGGACGGGGTCCTGGCCGAACTGGACGCCTACGCCGTCGGCGTCGCCGCCTGGCGCCTGGGCGCGGGCCGGGCCCGCAAGGAAGACCCGGTCCAGCACGCCGCCGGCATCCTCTGCCACGCCAAACCCGGCGACCGGGTCACCAAGGGCCAGCCCCTGCTGGAACTGCACACCAACACCGAGGACGCCATCCCCGCCGCACTGGCCGCCCTGGACGGCGGCTACCGGATCGCCGAATCGGCCCCCGAGACCAAGCTCCTGCTCCTGGACACCCTGCGCGGCTGA
- a CDS encoding ABC transporter permease, whose amino-acid sequence MSAVVDTPQHPGSSAFLSGPQQRKLPSWGTGLLLVAAAIVALSTASYLTGVPQLTSSGTFQTAVLLAMPILLAGLGGLWSERAGVVNIGLEGMMILGTWGGAWAGYQWGPWAGLVAAAVFGALGGLLHAIATVTFGVNHIVSGVAINLLGAGVTKYLSTLLFLPVSNNPRESPPVPKFDTFSLQPIGDWLAALENEQRVGISDVAGILRGLVTHVSPLTMLALVLVPVTYLVLWRSRFGLRLRSCGENPVAAESLGVNVYLHKYAAVIISGALAGLGGAALLLNPGQAGYLENQTNGRGYIGLAALIFGNWRPTGLLGGAALFGYADGLQLRSGGGAVLALLYAAVLALGVVVVVQLWRRRWVATAVTVSGALILYWVYWSFDELPSQLTTYLPHLVTLVVLAVSAQRLRPPAANGVEYRRG is encoded by the coding sequence ATGAGCGCCGTAGTCGACACCCCTCAGCACCCCGGGAGCTCGGCTTTCCTGTCCGGGCCGCAGCAGCGCAAGCTGCCCAGCTGGGGCACCGGCCTGCTGCTGGTGGCCGCGGCGATCGTCGCGCTGTCCACCGCCTCCTACCTGACCGGTGTGCCGCAGCTGACCTCCTCCGGCACCTTCCAGACCGCGGTGCTGCTGGCCATGCCGATCCTGCTGGCCGGGCTCGGCGGGCTCTGGTCCGAGCGCGCTGGCGTGGTCAACATCGGCCTCGAGGGCATGATGATCCTCGGCACCTGGGGCGGCGCCTGGGCCGGTTACCAGTGGGGCCCGTGGGCCGGGCTGGTCGCGGCCGCGGTCTTCGGCGCGCTGGGCGGCCTGCTGCACGCCATCGCCACGGTGACCTTCGGGGTCAACCACATCGTCTCCGGTGTGGCGATCAACCTGCTGGGCGCGGGCGTGACCAAGTACCTGTCCACGCTGCTGTTCCTGCCGGTGTCGAACAACCCGCGCGAGTCGCCGCCGGTGCCCAAGTTCGACACCTTCTCCCTCCAGCCGATCGGCGACTGGCTGGCCGCGCTGGAGAACGAGCAGCGGGTCGGCATCTCCGACGTGGCGGGCATCCTGCGCGGGCTGGTCACGCACGTGTCCCCGCTGACCATGCTGGCCCTGGTGCTGGTGCCGGTCACCTACCTGGTGCTGTGGCGCAGCCGGTTCGGCCTGCGGCTGCGTTCCTGCGGGGAGAACCCGGTGGCCGCCGAGTCGCTGGGCGTCAACGTCTACCTGCACAAGTACGCCGCGGTGATCATCTCCGGCGCGCTGGCCGGGCTGGGCGGGGCGGCGCTGCTGCTCAACCCCGGCCAGGCCGGTTACCTGGAGAACCAGACGAACGGCCGCGGTTACATCGGCCTGGCCGCGCTGATCTTCGGCAACTGGCGGCCCACCGGCCTGCTCGGCGGCGCCGCGCTGTTCGGCTACGCGGACGGGTTGCAGCTGCGCAGCGGCGGCGGCGCGGTGCTCGCGCTGCTGTACGCGGCGGTGCTGGCGCTGGGTGTGGTGGTCGTGGTGCAGCTGTGGCGGCGACGCTGGGTGGCCACCGCGGTGACCGTCTCCGGCGCGCTCATCCTGTACTGGGTGTACTGGTCCTTCGACGAGCTGCCCAGCCAGCTGACCACCTACCTGCCGCACCTGGTGACGCTGGTGGTGCTCGCGGTGTCCGCGCAGCGACTGCGGCCACCGGCGGCGAACGGCGTCGAGTACCGGCGCGGCTGA
- a CDS encoding ABC transporter permease, giving the protein MNARAVLLPPLLAIAAALLLCSIALMISGGNPLEAFAAMIAQVGRGTTAVDIVNTGSTYYLAALAVAIGFQMKLFNIGVEGQYKIAAIIAMVAGGSVVLPPVLHTLFVLVVAVLVGALWAAIPAILKITRGVNEVISTIMLNAVATGIAAYLIQDSVFGELRGNNLGTPLVAESGRVPGLSLGEAGTVFGLVVLAVLAGVGYWVLMNRTRFGFELRASGESATAATAGGVNAKKMILVAMLLSGGIAGLVAMPELLGRDYTYTLNFPAAYGFTGIAVALLGRNHPVGIAFGALLWAFLDKSSVALENVGVPKEIVTIMQGSIVLSVVVAYEVVRRITLAAEQRKVGQQLGTTDEVAA; this is encoded by the coding sequence CTGAACGCCCGCGCTGTCCTGCTGCCCCCGCTGCTGGCGATCGCCGCGGCCCTGCTGCTGTGCTCGATCGCGCTGATGATCTCCGGCGGCAACCCGCTGGAAGCCTTCGCCGCGATGATCGCCCAGGTCGGCCGGGGCACCACCGCGGTGGACATCGTCAACACCGGCAGCACCTACTACCTGGCCGCGCTCGCGGTGGCCATCGGCTTCCAGATGAAGCTGTTCAACATCGGCGTCGAGGGCCAGTACAAGATCGCCGCGATCATCGCGATGGTGGCCGGTGGCTCGGTCGTGCTGCCGCCGGTGCTGCACACGCTGTTCGTCCTGGTGGTGGCCGTGCTGGTGGGTGCCCTGTGGGCGGCCATCCCGGCCATCCTCAAGATCACCCGCGGGGTGAACGAGGTCATCTCCACGATCATGCTCAACGCGGTGGCCACCGGCATCGCCGCGTACCTGATCCAGGACTCGGTCTTCGGCGAGCTGCGCGGCAACAACCTGGGCACGCCGCTGGTGGCCGAGTCCGGCCGGGTGCCCGGCCTGTCCCTCGGCGAGGCGGGCACGGTCTTCGGCCTCGTGGTGCTCGCGGTGCTGGCCGGGGTCGGCTACTGGGTGCTGATGAACCGCACCCGGTTCGGCTTCGAGCTGCGCGCCTCCGGCGAGTCGGCCACCGCGGCCACCGCGGGCGGGGTCAACGCGAAGAAGATGATCCTGGTCGCGATGCTGCTCTCCGGCGGTATCGCCGGCCTGGTCGCCATGCCGGAGTTGCTCGGCCGCGACTACACCTACACGCTGAACTTCCCGGCCGCCTACGGCTTCACCGGTATCGCGGTGGCGCTGCTGGGCCGCAACCACCCGGTCGGCATCGCCTTCGGCGCGCTGCTGTGGGCCTTCCTGGACAAGTCCTCGGTCGCGCTGGAGAACGTGGGCGTGCCCAAGGAGATCGTGACCATCATGCAGGGCTCGATCGTGCTGTCGGTGGTGGTGGCCTACGAGGTGGTCCGGCGGATCACCCTGGCGGCCGAACAACGCAAGGTCGGGCAGCAGCTCGGCACGACGGACGAGGTGGCCGCATGA
- a CDS encoding primosomal protein, whose protein sequence is MAQDIVPIELGLPQGDLVTLWAPKWREDGEEWEAFLGHGEDLYGFADAAHLAAYLRTATEHDLTDHPAWAQVPGLHAGELIPDDERRYDLVGVPELVAEEPDTWTIGELAETVAIVRSLAEVCELEAVHEVLDSADGFALLNQGTYPFQGRDGEARWNDLARVVIDEWDKVLDAIDAVVTQPEVDGAALTVAQAELDELETEEEDAPEGEETEVEEEPTGFWAEVGIDPIKIITSVGEHYTLRCYLDDKPVFLGSDGQIDVFGSPRALARFLATGEGDSAEDHDNDLAAVVTWEDVVAAATNGDLEIEVEQDNTYVLTGLAEDLAGGVEQVDPYQLELAVELITDAAQWAGDDSAEKALAKSESLGWLVSFVVRPDPNRLAPSAPFTAEVESWEKLVAGFEERLRAH, encoded by the coding sequence ATGGCTCAGGACATCGTCCCCATCGAGCTTGGTCTTCCGCAGGGTGACCTGGTCACACTGTGGGCGCCGAAATGGCGTGAGGACGGCGAGGAGTGGGAGGCCTTCCTCGGCCACGGGGAGGACCTCTACGGCTTCGCCGATGCCGCGCACCTGGCCGCCTACCTGCGCACGGCCACCGAGCACGACCTCACCGACCACCCGGCCTGGGCGCAGGTGCCCGGCCTGCACGCCGGTGAGCTGATCCCGGACGACGAGCGCCGCTACGACCTGGTCGGCGTGCCCGAGCTGGTCGCCGAGGAGCCGGACACCTGGACCATCGGCGAGCTGGCCGAGACGGTGGCCATCGTGCGCTCGCTGGCCGAGGTGTGCGAGCTGGAGGCCGTGCACGAGGTGCTGGACTCCGCGGACGGGTTCGCGCTGCTCAACCAGGGCACCTACCCGTTCCAGGGCCGCGACGGCGAGGCCCGCTGGAACGACCTGGCCAGGGTTGTCATCGACGAGTGGGACAAGGTCCTGGACGCGATCGACGCCGTGGTCACCCAGCCCGAGGTGGACGGGGCCGCGCTGACCGTGGCCCAGGCCGAGCTGGACGAGCTGGAGACCGAGGAAGAGGACGCCCCCGAGGGCGAGGAGACCGAGGTCGAGGAGGAGCCGACCGGCTTCTGGGCCGAGGTCGGCATCGACCCGATCAAGATCATCACTTCCGTCGGCGAGCACTACACGCTGCGCTGCTACCTCGACGACAAGCCGGTGTTCCTCGGCTCGGACGGCCAGATCGACGTCTTCGGCTCGCCGCGCGCGCTGGCCCGCTTCCTGGCCACCGGCGAGGGCGACTCGGCCGAGGACCACGACAACGACCTGGCCGCCGTGGTCACCTGGGAGGACGTGGTGGCCGCGGCCACCAACGGCGACCTGGAGATCGAGGTCGAGCAGGACAACACCTACGTGCTGACCGGCCTGGCCGAGGACCTGGCGGGCGGGGTCGAGCAGGTCGACCCGTACCAGCTGGAGCTGGCCGTCGAGCTGATCACCGACGCGGCGCAGTGGGCTGGCGACGATTCGGCGGAGAAGGCGCTGGCCAAGTCGGAGAGCCTGGGCTGGCTGGTCTCCTTCGTGGTCCGGCCGGACCCGAACCGGCTGGCGCCGAGCGCGCCGTTCACCGCCGAGGTGGAGTCCTGGGAGAAGCTGGTGGCCGGCTTCGAGGAACGCCTGCGCGCGCACTGA
- a CDS encoding ABC transporter ATP-binding protein codes for MSSSPDAAQHSPTAVRLAGITKRFPGVIANSDVHLSVARGEVHALCGENGAGKSTLMKILYGMQQPDEGTIEVNGEQVHFRSPADAIKAGIGMVHQHFMLADNLTVLENVVLGAEALHGIGAKARKRIAELAGQTGLHVSPDVPVEYLGVADRQRVEILKVLYRGAKIVILDEPTAVLVPQEVDELFVTLRGMREQGYTFLFISHKLDEVRAIADSLTVIRRGSTVGTADPRTVTSRQLGELMVGSELPSPETRESTVTDRPVLTLTEVRLCADGGQRPILDHINLTVHAGEVLGIAGVEGNGQTELVEAVMGIRKIDSGSVSLGGADITKESTLARREAGIGYVPEDRHRQGLLLTQTLWANRILGYQTRRPVVRGRWLDLEGAREDTRRIVEQFDVRTPGIEVPAAALSGGNQQKLVVGRELSGDPVLLIASHPTRGVDVGAQAVIWEQIRTARANGLAVLLISADLDELIGLSDSIKVMSRGRLVADADPNVVTPEDLGAAMTGGEAAAGAPEGDER; via the coding sequence ATGAGCAGTTCCCCGGATGCCGCCCAGCACTCGCCGACCGCGGTCCGGCTCGCCGGCATCACCAAACGCTTCCCCGGCGTGATCGCCAACTCCGACGTGCACCTGAGCGTGGCGCGGGGCGAGGTGCACGCGCTGTGCGGGGAGAACGGCGCGGGCAAGTCCACGCTGATGAAGATCCTCTACGGCATGCAGCAGCCGGACGAGGGCACGATCGAGGTCAACGGCGAGCAGGTGCACTTCCGCTCGCCCGCGGATGCGATCAAGGCCGGCATCGGCATGGTGCACCAGCACTTCATGCTCGCCGACAACCTCACCGTGCTGGAGAACGTGGTGCTGGGCGCCGAGGCGCTGCACGGCATCGGGGCCAAGGCGCGCAAGCGGATCGCCGAGCTGGCCGGTCAGACCGGGCTGCACGTCAGCCCGGACGTGCCGGTGGAGTACCTCGGCGTGGCCGACCGGCAGCGGGTGGAGATCCTCAAGGTCCTCTACCGCGGCGCGAAGATCGTCATCCTGGACGAGCCCACCGCGGTGCTGGTGCCGCAGGAGGTCGACGAGCTGTTCGTCACCCTGCGCGGCATGCGCGAGCAGGGCTACACGTTCCTGTTCATCTCGCACAAGCTGGACGAGGTCAGGGCCATCGCGGACAGCCTCACCGTGATCCGCCGGGGCAGCACGGTCGGCACCGCCGACCCCAGGACCGTCACCTCCCGCCAGCTCGGCGAGCTGATGGTCGGCAGCGAGCTGCCCAGCCCGGAGACCCGCGAGTCCACGGTCACCGACCGCCCGGTACTCACCCTCACCGAGGTGCGGCTGTGCGCCGACGGCGGGCAGCGGCCGATCCTGGACCACATCAACCTGACCGTGCACGCCGGCGAGGTGCTGGGCATCGCGGGCGTGGAGGGCAACGGCCAGACCGAGCTGGTCGAGGCCGTGATGGGCATCCGCAAGATCGACAGCGGCTCGGTCTCCCTCGGCGGCGCGGACATCACCAAGGAGTCCACGCTGGCCAGGCGGGAGGCCGGGATCGGGTACGTGCCCGAGGACCGGCACCGGCAGGGCCTGCTGCTCACCCAGACCCTGTGGGCCAACCGCATCCTCGGCTACCAGACCCGCCGTCCGGTGGTCCGCGGCCGGTGGCTGGACCTGGAGGGCGCGCGGGAGGACACCCGGCGGATCGTCGAGCAGTTCGACGTGCGCACCCCGGGCATCGAGGTGCCCGCGGCCGCACTCTCCGGCGGCAACCAGCAGAAGCTCGTGGTCGGCCGCGAGCTCTCCGGCGACCCGGTGCTGCTCATCGCCTCGCACCCGACCAGGGGCGTGGACGTGGGCGCGCAGGCGGTGATCTGGGAGCAGATCCGCACCGCGCGGGCCAACGGCCTGGCCGTGCTGCTGATCTCGGCCGACCTGGACGAGCTGATCGGGCTCTCCGACTCGATCAAGGTCATGTCGCGCGGACGCCTGGTGGCCGACGCCGACCCGAACGTGGTGACGCCCGAGGACCTCGGTGCGGCCATGACCGGCGGCGAGGCGGCCGCCGGCGCACCGGAAGGGGACGAGCGGTGA